From the genome of Eucalyptus grandis isolate ANBG69807.140 chromosome 2, ASM1654582v1, whole genome shotgun sequence, one region includes:
- the LOC104416641 gene encoding HVA22-like protein e isoform X2: MGHLWTLLTHARSLAGPMLMLFYPVYASVMAIESPSKIDDEQWLAYWILYSFLTHVEMLLQPLFEWIPIWYDVKLILAAWLVLPQFQGAAFLYKRFVREHILKWQPKSKSSHTTYPKGILKKSKSKSFPTSPNGKPKSKKKVVRFSIPTNNSHE; this comes from the exons atgggtcATCTGTGGACTCTCCTCACGCACGCTCGCTCCCTTGCTGG GCCTATGCTGATGCTGTTCTATCCTGT GTACGCGTCTGTGATGGCCATAGAGAGCCCTTCCAAGATAGACGATGAGCAGTGGCTGGCTTACTGGATCCTCTACTCCTTCCTCACCCACGTCGAGATGCTCCTCCAGCCTCTTTTTGAGTG GATACCCATATGGTACGATGTGAAGCTCATCTTGGCAGCGTGGCTGGTCCTCCCTCAGTTCCAAGGCGCAGCTTTCCTGTATAAGAGATTCGTGCGGGAGCACATTCTCAAGTGGCAACCCAAGTCCAAGTCCTCCCATACCACCTACCCCAAGGGCATTCTCAAgaaatccaagtccaagtcctTCCCTACCTCCCCAAATGGCAAACCCAAGTCCAAGAAGAAGGTCGTCCGCTTCAGCATCCCCACGAACAATTCGCACGAATAG
- the LOC104416641 gene encoding protein HVA22 isoform X1 codes for MLIMSGQSIESRQGRDLRLMVGGRVLSLGRYASVMAIESPSKIDDEQWLAYWILYSFLTHVEMLLQPLFEWIPIWYDVKLILAAWLVLPQFQGAAFLYKRFVREHILKWQPKSKSSHTTYPKGILKKSKSKSFPTSPNGKPKSKKKVVRFSIPTNNSHE; via the exons ATGCTTATTATGTCGGGTCAATCAATTGAATCAAGGCAGGGAAGAGATTTGAGGTTGATGGTTGGTGGTCGTGTTCTCTCTCTGGGCAGGTACGCGTCTGTGATGGCCATAGAGAGCCCTTCCAAGATAGACGATGAGCAGTGGCTGGCTTACTGGATCCTCTACTCCTTCCTCACCCACGTCGAGATGCTCCTCCAGCCTCTTTTTGAGTG GATACCCATATGGTACGATGTGAAGCTCATCTTGGCAGCGTGGCTGGTCCTCCCTCAGTTCCAAGGCGCAGCTTTCCTGTATAAGAGATTCGTGCGGGAGCACATTCTCAAGTGGCAACCCAAGTCCAAGTCCTCCCATACCACCTACCCCAAGGGCATTCTCAAgaaatccaagtccaagtcctTCCCTACCTCCCCAAATGGCAAACCCAAGTCCAAGAAGAAGGTCGTCCGCTTCAGCATCCCCACGAACAATTCGCACGAATAG